CCATTTATAATTTACATAAAACGATAACAATCCCTTATTATCATTCCATCCATTCTCATCCTTTCAACTTATGAAAGAAATCTCCGCTTTTACCACCCGTTTTTTGAACTAAATATGTTTCTTTAATGACCATTGTTTTATCAACAGCTTTGCACATATCATAAAAAGTAAGAGCTGCGATAGATACGGCGGTTAATGCTTCCATTTCTACCCCTGTTTTACCACTGCATTTTACTGTAGCTCGTATTATTAACTCATATCCATCCTTTTTCTTTTCATAATTGAATGTAAAGTCTGTTCCTTGAATTAATATAGGGTGACACATAGGAATGATATCCGCTGTTTTTTTAGCACCGATAATTCCAGCTACTTGCGCAACTTGGAGTGGGTCCCCTTTTTTCAATCCTCCATTTTGAATTGCTTGAAATAGTTCATTTGATAAAGAAATTGTACTTTGTGCAACAGCTGTACGTGTTGAAATATCCTTTTGAGAGATATCAACCATTTTGGCTCTTCCCTCTTCGTTCCAGTGCGAAAACTCACTCATAATTATCCTCCTTAACGTATGAAAAA
The DNA window shown above is from Bacillus clarus and carries:
- the moaC gene encoding cyclic pyranopterin monophosphate synthase MoaC, which translates into the protein MSEFSHWNEEGRAKMVDISQKDISTRTAVAQSTISLSNELFQAIQNGGLKKGDPLQVAQVAGIIGAKKTADIIPMCHPILIQGTDFTFNYEKKKDGYELIIRATVKCSGKTGVEMEALTAVSIAALTFYDMCKAVDKTMVIKETYLVQKTGGKSGDFFHKLKG